The Deinococcus carri genomic sequence CCGCCCACGAAGTACCGCTGGAAACCGTAGAACAGCGCCACGATTGGCAGCGCGCCCAGCATGGCGGCAGCGGCGAACACGCCCCACTTGGTGCTGAACTGCCCCTGGGTGAAGCTCAGCAGCATCACGCCGACCGTCCACTTCTCCACGCCGGTCAGCAGCACGTTCGCCAGGATGAACTCGGCGTAGGTGCCGATGAACTGGTTCAGGAAAATAAAGGCCAGCATCCCGCCCGAGAGCGGCAGCACCACTCGCAGGAAGGTCTGCCAGCGGGTCGCGCCGTCCACCATCGCCGCTTCCTCCAGCGACTCGGGCAGCGACTCCACGTACCCCTTGAAAATCCAGGTGTTGAAGGCGATCGCGCCGCCGCTGTAAGCCAGGATCAGGCCGGTAAAGGTATTGGTCAGGCCCAGCAGCACCATCAGCGCGTACACGGCGACCAGCGCCAGAAAGACCGGGAACATCTGGATGAAGATGAAAAACAGCAGCGTCTGGAAGCGGCCCGGAAAGCGCAGCCGCGCCATCGCGTAGCCGGCGGTCGTGGAGAGCAGAATGGCCAGCACGCCCGTCAGGCCCGACACCAGCAGCGTGTTGCGGACCGACAGCAGGAAGCGGCTCTCGTTGTCCTGCCCGGTGAACTGCGCGGGGGTCACGAACACCACCAGCACGGCCAGCGCGACCGCCAGCACGCGTAGCGCCCAGGTGCGGCCACGCGAGAGGCCCTCCGACTCGCGCCCCAGGCGGCCTACCAGCGCCAGCAGCAGCAGCACGGCCAGCGCCGCCCCGCCCACCACCGCCAGGGCAAGTTGCCAGGCGGGAATCTGCACGCCGTTAAAGAGCCGCGTGAAGTTCTCCAGGCTGAGCTTGCCCACATCGGGCAGCAGCCCCGAGCGGTAGAGGATGTTGGGGTCCCCGAAGTTGGGGAAGGCAAAGAGGCTGTTGCGCGGGTCGAAGGCCGCCAGCAGCACGTAAAAGAGCGGGTAGATGGCGATCAGCACGACCAGAATCAGAAACAGGTGCGTGAGCTGATCCCCCAGCACGGCGAGGTAGCTGATCCTGCGCCCGGTGCGCCAGCGGCCCCACTGCTGCCCGATCAGGCTGGTCAGCGCCAGCACCCCGCAGGCGGCCAGCAGCCCCAGCAGGAACCTCTTCCAGCCGCCCTCCACGAAGTAGATGGTGAAGCTCTTGGGTCGGCCCGCCATGTTCTTCGCCAGGAAGTAGCCCAGCACGCCCAGCACCACCAGCAGGGAGGCCAGCACCAGCCACGGCAGGGCGCGGCGGAGGGGACCGGGTTCGCGATGGACGTAGACCTCGCTGGGCCGTTCGGGGGCCGGTTGCGCCGCGCCCGTCATCGGCGGGCCTCCTCGAACACGCCCGCCGCCCTGAAGTTCACCAGGCTGATCGCCAGCGTCAGGAAGAAGATGATCAGCGCGATGGCGCTGGCGAGGGCGTAGTTCTGCCCGCCCGCCGCGCCGAAGGCATTGTTGTACCCCCACGAGAGCAGGATGTCGGTGCCGCCCGCCGTGCTCTCGTGCCCCGCGACCGGAGGCCCGCCGGGTCCGCCCGGCCCGCCCGCCGTGAGCAGGTAGATGATGGTGAAGTTGTTGAAGTTGAAGGCGAAGCTCGACAGCAGGATGGGGGTAAAGGACTGGCGCAGCAGCGGCAGCGTGATGTTCTGAATCTGCTGCCAGCGGCTCGCCCCGTCGATGCTGGCCGCCTCGTACAGGTCGTCGTTGATGGTACCCAGCGCGCTGATGGTGGCCGTCATCATGTACGGGAAGCCCAGCCAGAGGTTGACCAGCAGCACGCTGATCTTGGCCCACAGCGGGTCGATCAGCCAGGGCACGGCGGCCAGGCCCAGCAGCCCCAGCGTCTTGTTCACGATGCCGAACTGCTGGTTGAGCAGCGCCGCCCACATCTGCACGCTGATCACGGCGGGAATCGCCCAGGGCAGAAAGAGCAGCGTGCGGTAGATGTTGCGGCCCTTGAGACGCTTGTTATAGAGCAGGATGCCCAGGATCAGACCCGCGACGGCATTCAGGACCACCGTGGAAAAGGCGAAGACCACCGTCCAGACGAAGACCGGCCACAGGGCGCTGCTCGCCTTGGCGAAGATCTCGCGGAAGTTCGCCAGCCCCACGGAGTCGTAGCGGTTGAGGCGGGTGGCGGTCGCCACGTCGAAGCCCGGCGCGACCGGCGCGGCGAGCGTGACCGTGCGGCCTGCGGCGCTGGCGATACGTGCCCGCAGGGGCGTGACGGCGTCCTCCTCCAGCAGCACCAGGGTGTCGCCCGCGCAGGTGGCCGCCTTGCACTTCAGGTACGTCTGGACATTCCCACCTTCAGGAATCTCGGCCAGCGTGACGGTGCGGCGGTCGGGCGACAGGGCCGCTTCCGTGCGCACGGCGGAGTCGGGGTTGCCGCTGTTCTGCCCGCTGTAGTTGGTGAAGGCGTAGTTCACGGTCATGATGATGGGCAGCAACGTGAAGGCCGCCAGGAACACCAGCGCGGGAAGCAGGTAAAACCAGTTGGTGATCCAGGGAAAGAGGCGGGCAGTAAGCGGCATCGCCAGCAGCAGCGCGCCCAGCGCGTACACCAGGATCAGGGCGGGCGGGGCCTCGGGAAACACGCTGGCCGTCAGGCCCGACAGCAGCCAGCCGATCAGGGCCGCGCCGCCCACCAGCAGCAGCAGCACGAGGACTGCCAGCAGCACGCCGCTCGCGCCCTCCGGGGGAGCAGCGGCGCGCGGGGACTTGGAACGCAGGGTCGCGGTCATGGGGACAGAAACCTCCAGAACTCAGGAAAGCGGCGAGCCGCAGCACGAAAGAGCAGCGGCAGGAAAGGGCGCTCCTGTCCGCTGCTCTAGGGGGCTATACCAGCCGGAAAGAGGATGCACCGCCCGGAGAGGGAAGCGCATCCTCACGCCTCACTTGATGTTGGCGTTGATTTCCTGAACGGCCTTGTCGAGGATCTGCGTGTAGTTGGGGCTGGGCTTCTGCACGCTCTGGGCGATGGCGTTGGTCCACGGCCCCCACACGGCGCTCATCTCGGGCACGTTGGGCATCGGGGTGCCCATGCTGATGGTCCGGCCGAAGCCCGCGACCACCGGGTCACTCTTGAGCTTGGTGCGGGCCGAGAGGCTCACCGGGATACGCCCGCCGGCCTTGTTGAAGCTCACCTGCGCGTCGCTGCTCACGAGCTGCCGGGCGAACTGCGCGGCGGCGGCCTTCTGCTTGCTGTAGGCGCTGAGCATCACGCCCTGCACGCCCACGAAGGGACTCCACTTGCCGCTCGCGCCGGGAGGGGTGGGGAAGGGCATGATGCCGTAGCTGATGCCCGCCTTCTTGATGTCGCCCATGTCCCAGGGGCCGGTCAGGAACATCGCCAGGCGGTTGTCCAGGAAGGCGCTCTTGGCGGCGTCGCTGCTTACGCCCTCGGGCACCAGGTTGTACTTGTAGCGCAGGTCGTTCAGGAAGGCCGAAGCCTTGTCGGCCCCGGCGTTGGCGAGGCCCACGTCCTTCACGTTGAGGGTGCCGTTATTGTTCTTGAAGACGTAGCCGCCGTAGGCGCTGATGACGCCGTAGTTGCGGTAGGCCTCGCTGAGGTCTTCCAAGTAGCCGAACTTGCCGCCCCCGGTGTTGGCCTGCGCCACCTTCAGGAACTCGTTCCAGCTCGCCGGGGCGTTGGGCACCAGCTTCTTGTTGTAGACCACGGCCACCGACTCCGCGAACATGGGCAGGCCGAACAGCTTGCCCTTGTAGGTCATGGCATTGACCGCCGTCTTGTCGAGGTCGCTGCGGCTGGTGACGTACTTGTCCATCGGCTCGATGACGCCCGCCGCGGCAAACTGCCCGATGCGGTCGTGGGGCTGCGTGACCAGCAGGTCCGGTCCCTGGCCCTTGGGCGCGCTCTGGATGAACTTGTCGGGAATCTGCTCGAAGGGCACGTTGACCAGCTGCACTCGGTTCCCGGTCTTCTTCTCGAAGGCCTGGGCCTGGTCCTTGAGCCACGTCAGCTCGTTTGCAGAGGTGGCACCGAAATGCGTCCACACGGTGAGGGTGGCGGCGCTGGCGTTGCCCAGCAGGGCGAGAGACAGAACAGTCAGTGCTCTTTTCATCCTTGCTCCTTCAGGTGCGGTTGAACCGCTTCCAGTGAATGCGTGTCGCTCTGGCAACCTGCTCAGCCTGCCGCCGGGTGTCCTGCTCGAAAGGAATGACACCGGCAGCGTACATCTTCGCAGCGACCTGGAAAAAGTATAGACGGGTGACAGCCACATGACAATGGATGGGCATGGGCGTTTTTTAACGTCTCAGTCACAAAAAAGCCGCCTTCCTGGACCGACTCCAAACTAGGGGGAGGTTGGAGGTATCTCCTGCCCCCACGCCTGACCGACCGGTCAGGAGAAGTGCTAAACTGGGGGCATGACTGCCACTCCTCCTCCTCTCCCCGGGCAGGCGTCTGTCGGCCGGGCAAAGTTAATCCTGTTCCTGACCATCTTCATCGCCATGCTGGGCCTCAGCGTGCTGTTTCCCATCATCGCTCCGCTGGGTCGGCAGCTCGGCCTGACCGAGACACAGATCGGGTGGTTCTCGACCGCCTACAGTCTGGCGCAGTTCGTGTTCGCCCCCATTTGGGGCAGCCGCAGCGAGCGCGTGGGCCGCAAGCCGGTGCTGCTGCTGGGGCTGGTGGGCTTCTCGCTGAGCTTCGGGCTGTTTGGCCTGCTCGCGTCGCTGGGCGCACAGGGCGTCCTGGCGGGCACAACGCTGTTCGTACTGCTGGTCGCCTCCCGGCTGCTGGGGGGCATCCTCTCCAGCGCCACCCTGCCCACCGCCCAGGCGATGATGGCCGACCTGAGCAGCACTCGTGACCGCGCCGCCGCGATGGGGCTGATCGGCGCGGCCTTTGGCCTGGGCGTGGTGTTCGGTCCGGGGCTGGGTGGGCTGCTCTCGGGCTTCGGGCTGACCGTGCCCATCTTCTTCAGCGCGGGGCTGGGCCTGCTGACCGCCCTGGCCGCCGCCTTTGCCCTCCCCGAGACGCGCCGGGCGGATGCCGCGGCCTCGGCCCCCGGCGACCGCCGCGCGCTGCTGCGCCACCCCGGCATCCTGCTGTTCCTGGCCGTGAGCGCGCTGTACACCCTCGCCAGTGTCGGGATGGAACAGACCATCGCCTTCTATGTGCAGGACACGCTGCGCCTCACGGCGGCCCAGACGGCGAAGACGGTCGGCGGGATGCTCGCCATCTTCGGCCTGCTCGCGGCGGCGGTGCAGGGCGGCGCGATGCGGCCCCTTAGCAAGAAGATCGCTCCCGGCCCGCTGATTGCCGCCGGTCTGCTGGTGATGGGTGCGGGCATGTTCCTGCTGCCGCTTACGTCGACCTACTGGACCATCACCGCCGCCCTCGCCGTTATCGGCATCGGCAGCGCCATCCTCGGCCCCAGCCTCAGCGCCGCGCTGTCTCTCAGCGTGGGAAGCAACGGGCAGGGCGCGGTCGCGGGGCTGAACAGCAGCGCCCTCGCCCTGGGGCGCATGACCGGCCCCCTGATCGGGACCGGCCTGTACCAGAGCGCCGGGCACGCCGCCCCCTATCTGCTCAGCGGCGGTGTCCTGGCGGCCCTGCTGGTCTGGACGCTGATTGCCCGGCCCCAGGTGCGCGGGGCGGAGGGAGCGCAGGTTTGAGGGATGAGTGACGGGTGATGGGTGATGAGCAGGGGCCTTCGGCGTGCGCCGGGGCCTCTGCTTTTTGGAAAAGGCAGGCGGGTGCCTGCTACCCCTCTTCCCGCTGTTGCAAGGGGCGAGGAGGAAACAGCTTCCAGCACGCCCTTTTCTTGCTCATCCCTCATCCCCCACCCCTCATCCCTCTATCCTGCCCCTCATGACTGCCCCCCGCCCCATCTTCAACCCGGCCCGCGCGCTGGCCGTGCGTGTGCTGACGCGCGTGCTGGCGGGCGAGACGTTCGCGGCCCCGGCGCTGGACGCGGCGCTCGCGGAGGCGCGGCTGCCTGCGCGGGACGCGGGCCTAGCGACGCACCTCGTCTACGGCACCCTACGGTATGTGCCGATGCTGGATGCCGCCTTGACCCCGCTGCTCCAGGGCGAGACGCATCCCAAGACGCGGGCGCTGCTGCTGGCCGGAACCTTCGAGAAACTGGTACTGGGCACACCCCCGCACGCGGTCGTCAGCGAGTACGTGAACGTTGCGCGGATGGCCCGTCTGGCCCCGCCCGGTCTGGTGAACGCGGTGCTGCGGCGCGTCGAGCGGCCCGCCGAGACGGAAGAAACCCGCTATGCGCTGCCCGAGTGGCTCATTGCAACCTTCCGCGCGGCCTACGGCGAACGCGCGGACGCCGTGCTGGCCGACCAGCTTCAGCCCCAGCCCCTCTGGCTGAGCCTGTCGGAAGCGGGGGCCAGGACCCTGGAGGCCGAGGGCAGCGTGGTGGAACCCGGCCCGAATGACGTGGACCGCGTGACCCTCGCCCGCCCCCTGCGCGAGACGGCCGCGTACCGCCAGGGGCAGGCCCAGCCCATCAACCCGGCCAGTCTGGGTGTGGTCGACGCGCTCGGGGACGTGGAGAACCGGCACGTCCTCGACCTCGCCGGGGGCGCGGGGGTCAAGGCCGCGATGCTGGCCGCGCGGGGCGCGCAGGTGACGAGTGTGGATGTGGCCGCCCGCAAGCACGCCGCCGCCCGCGCCAACCTGAAGCGTCTGGGCCTGCATGCCGACTTCCTGACGCACGACCTGACCACGCCGCTGAAGGTGCCGCCCGCGCCGCTGGTGCTGCTGGACGCGCCCTGCACCGGCACCGGCACCCTGCGCGCCCACCCGGAAATCAAGCTGCGCCTCACGCCCGGCGCGGTGGCCGAGATGGCCGACCTCCAGGCCCGGATGCTCCCGAACGCCGCTGCACTCGTCGAACCCGGCGGCCTGCTGGTCTACAGCGTGTGCAGCGTGACCCCGCAGGAAGGGGAGGAGGTGGTGCGGACCTTCCTGGCGGCGCATCCCGAGTTCACGCCGGACCCCCTGCCCGACCTGGGCCTGCCCGTCGCGCCCGCCGGGGAGGGGGTGCTGACGGTGCCGGAGGACGGCCTGGACGGCTTTTTCATTGCGCGACTCAGGAGGACGGGGGGCGCGGTGTAGGCGTCACCGGAGCGGCCCGGCGGACGCAAGTGGCGGCCGTGTGAAACGACAAGAGCAGGGGAAGGTTCTCGCTTCCCCTGCTGATGGCTGAAAGCTGACCGCTCCTACAGCCCCAGCGCGGCGTCCAGCGCCACCTCAATCATGCCGTTAAAGGTTTTCTGCCGCTCCTCGGCGGTGGTTTCCTCGCGCGTCACGAGGTGGTCGGAGACTGTCAGGATGGTCAGCGCCCTCACGCCGTACTTGGCGGCCAGGGTGTACAGCCCGGCGGCTTCCATCTCGACGGCCAGCACGCCGTACTGCGCCCAGATTTTGTACTGGTCGAAATCGTCGTGATAGAAGGTGTCGCTCGACATGATGTTGCCGACGTGGGTGGTGAAGCCGCGCTCCTGGGCGATCTGGTAGGCACGCAGCAGCAGGCCGAAGTCGGCAATCGGGGCGAAGTTCTTCTGGCCGAAACGGACATTGTTGATGTTGCTGTCGGTGCAGGCCCCCTGTGCCAGCACCAGGTCGCGCACATGCACGTCCGGCTGGTAGCTGCCGCAGGTGCCCACGCGAATCAGGTTCCGGCAGCCGTAGTCCTGAATCAGCTCGTTCACGTAGATCATCGAGCTGGCGATGCCCATGCCGGTGCCCTGCACGCTGACGCGCTGGCCCTTGTAGGTGCCGGTAAAGCCCAGCATGCCGCGCACGGAGTTGTGCTGCACCGGGTTCTCAAAGAACGTTTCCGCGATGTGCTGCGCGCGCAGGGGGTCGCCGGGCAGCAGGACGGTTTCGGCAATCTGGCCGGTTTGGGCGTTCAGGTGGACACTCATGGGGGACAGGCTAGCAGGTGGGTGCGAAGGCTGCCCCAGCGTGGCTGGCGTCTCTCTGATGAAGGCCGGCTCAAGAGACTGCCCCGAAGTTCGCTCACGGTTCTCAGCCAGCGTGGGAGTCGGAAGCCCGCGCTTCCGGGGAGGTTCAGCATGAACGAGCAGGCTATCCGCGAGGCTGTTGTCCACCGTTACCCGGATACCGAGGTGGTCGAGGCTATGGGCGACTTCTTTTTCTTCGCCTGTGGGCAACTGGATCCGGACCGCCGGATGCCCTTCGCCACCCTCGTCACCAGTGACCCCTACGAGCGGGTCGCCCGGCTGGATCGCCCCGGCGTCTTCCGACTCAATGTCGGCGTGACCCCGGAAACCTACCGCGCGCTGTTCGGGGAACTCCCGCGCGGCGACGGGTCAGCGGTGGTAGAGACGGGGCACGACTTCGCGGCGCTCGACCAGCTCATGCCGCATCCCACCTACGCGCCGATGGGCTGGATAGGCGTCCTCAACCCCGGTGCAGAGACTCTGCAAACCCTCTGGCCGCTGCTGGACGAGGCCCACGCGCGGGCGGCCCGCCGGGTCAGGGCGCGCGCGAATCGCCGGGATTCCGGGGCGTAAGGGCCGCCGCTACCTGTCCACCCAGTCCCCCGCCGCCCACGCCGCGTGCGGCATTCCCGAGGCGAGGATGCCCCGCCGCACCTCCTCCACGTCGTAGGGCACGGTGCGGAAAGTGGACTGCCAGCCGCCCGTTCCACGGTCCAGCAGCAGATATTCGGCGCGGGCCAGGTTCACGTACCGCTCGCCGCGCCGCTCGAAGGGCAGGCCCACACTACCGGGATTCAGGAGCGTCCAGCCGTCCAGCGTCCGCAGCAGAGGCTTGTGGGTGTGGCCGCCGATCCAGACGGGATGCGTTCCATAGCTGGCGCGCAACTCTTCCAGCCGCGTGTCCGGCGTCTGCGCCGTCAGCGCCTCGTTGTCGCGCTCGGGGCTGCCGTGAAAACACAGCAGGTCGGGGCGTTCGGCCACAGGCACGTAGTCGCGCAACACTTCCCGGTCGCTGTCCGTCAGTTGCGCGGCGCTCCAGTTCCCGATTTCCCGCTCGTCCGGGAAGCCGCGCGGCGTGAAGGGGCGGACAGGCTCCAGCATCTCCCGGTCGGCATTCCCCCGCACGACCGGGCACCCCAGCGCCGCCACCTCTGCCACGCATTCGCGCGGCCACGCGCCGTCCATCGCCACGTCGCCCAGGCAGACGAACGCCTGCGCCCGCATGTCCGTGAGGGCGGCCCGCAGGGCGGGGAGGTTGCCGTGAATGTCTCCAAAAACGGCGAGGCGCATAGGGGAAGGGTAACGCTCAGAGCGCCAGCGGCCTCAGCACCATTTGCAGGCCGCCGAAGAGGAGAGTCCGCTCCTCTCCATCTGGCAGGAAGGGTCGCAGCTCCAGGTCGAGCCAGGCCGCCACCTCCTCCGGCGTCTCGCGGCCTCCCTCTGTGGCGACGATGGTGTTGGAATGGGTGAGCAGATAGGCCACCAGCGCGGGCCGGGTGAAGGTCAGCGGGTGCGTGAAGCGTTCCTCGCAAAAGGAGAAGCCCGCCTGCCGCGCCTCCGCCACACCAAAGCCGTAGCCATATGCGGAACGGTGCCGGGGTGGGGCCGGGTAGCGTAGCCCATACGCCTGCACGAACGCGGCGAAATCCTCCCGCCCCGGCATCTGCCCCAGGAAAAAGAGGTCATACAGGAACAGCACCCCTGTCGGCCCCAGGGTGCGCCGCGCCTCGGTCAGAAAGGCTTTCTGGTCGAACCAGTGAAAGCCCTGGGCGACGGTCAGTACGTCAAGGGTGTGGTCGGGCAGGGGCAGTGCCTCGGCTCTCGCCTGCGCATAGAGCACGCGCGCGTGCGGAGCGGCGTGGGCCAGCATCGCTTCAGAGGTGTCATACGGGATTGCTCTGATTCCCGGACATCTGGGAAAGCGCCAGATGTCCGTCCATCGCCGCAACCCCGTAGTTTTTGCTGCTCGCTCCGCTCGGTTGATTCCTTAGGAATCAACGCAATTTAGTATCAAAGGACAGCACGAGTTCTACCACCTCTGCCAGAGCGACACTCGACAGGCCTGTACCGCACGCACGTCCGCCCCCAGCCTTCGCCCGGTCAGCAGGGGGACGAGCCGCTCCATGAACAGCGGATGGAAGAAGGGCCGTCCGGCAGCGTAGCGGGCCGCCGCGTCCTGCCCCTTAGGGCGGCGCTCCGTTACGTTGCCGCGTGTCCTGGGCGGCAACTCCACTGCGCGCCGCCCTCATCACGGTTTCTCACTCCGTTCGGCCCAGAAAGGTTCGGCAACCTTTCTGGGCACCGCCCTAAAGGGATTGACGACCTGGGACATGCGCACAGTGTAGAAGGAATGTCGTCGTCTTCTGGAAATGGTGAGGTACAGGAGTCAGGTTGCTCGCCTACACGCTCACCAGCCCCAGCTGAATCCCCCGTGCCACCGCCGCTGCGCGGCTCTGCACGCCCAGTTTGGAATAGACGGCCTGCACGTGGAACTTCACGGTGCTTTCGGTCACGCCCAGTTCGCGGGCGGCCCGCTTGTTGCTCAGGCCCTCGGCCAGCAGGGCCAGCACGTCCCGCTCGCGGGGGGTCAGGGTCACGTCGCCGGTCAGGGGCAGGTCCTCCTCCTCGTCTTCTTCTGCGCTCAGGGACGGAGGGGGCAGCAGCGTGGGCGGCAGCACCGCGAGGCCCGCCGCCGCGCCCAGAACCCCGGCCAGCAGTTCGGCGGGCGTGGCGTCGGAGGGCAGGGCGGCCCAGCCCCCCGGCGCGACCTCCGGCAGCACCCCCGCCCAGGCGACCGACCCGACCGCGACCACCGCGCCCGCCTGGGCGAGTTCGGCGCTGCGGCCCAGCCAGGCGTCGTCCACGACCAGCACGGTCCCGCCCTCCTCCACCACGCTCACGCCCACACTCGCCAGCAGGGCACGCACCCCCGCCGCCACCAGGGGCGACCCCAGGGCCAGTTGCACGGTCGGGAGTGTGGAAGCGGGCACCATAGCCGATGCTACCGGGGAGGCGGGGGCGGGGGACGGCATGGTTCAGCGTTCTCCCACGGTCACGGTGAGGTCCGTTTCCTGGCCGCCGCGCAGCACACGCAGGCGGAGCGGCTCTCCGGCCCGCTCGCGCACGCGCTCCAGCAGTTCGCGCGGGTCGCGCATGACCTCGCCGTCCAGGGCCAGCAGCACGTCCCCGACCAGCAACCCGGCCTGCGCGGCGGGGCTGCCTTCCTCCACCTGCACGACGGTCAGGCCGACCCTGCCGCCCCGGCCACGCGGTCCCCAGGGTCCGCCCCGACCCCCGCGACCCCACGGCCCGCGCTGGTCCGGTCCCCAGCCCTGCGGCCCCCGACGGTCGGGACCGTGGCGGTGCGGGCCACCCCTCCCGCGCCGGGCTTCATGCGCCTCTTCGCCCTGCTCTGCCTGGGCGGGGTCCGGGAAGTGGACGGGCTGTGTCGCCAGGCCCAGGTAGCCGCGCGGCATCCGGCCACTCGCGGCGAGGGCTTCGGCAGTCCGCAGGGCGTGGGCGACCGGCACGGCCAGCAGGGTGCCCCGCTGCACACCCGCGTTCAGCACACCGACCAGCCCGCCGCGCGCGTCCACCAGCGCGCCGCCCGACACGCCCCGGAAAGGCGCGGCCCCGGCGTGCAGCCAGCCGCGCAGCAGGCCGCGTTCGGGCGCACCTGCCCGCTGCATCAGGCCCAGGCTGACCTGAAGGCCGTGCGGCGGGCGGCCCACCGCGAGCAGCAGTTCGCCCAGGCGTGCCCCCGCGCTGGGCGTGAAGGGCGTCACGTTCAGCCCCTCCACCCGCACCAGGGCGAGGTCCGTTACCGGGTCACGGCCCAGCACGGTTCCTGGCCGTTCCTGGCCGTCCGCCGTCCACACGCTCACCTCGTCGCCGTGCAGGACGTGCGCGACCGTCAGCACCTGCTCGTTTGCAATGACCGTGCCGCTGACCGGGCCGCCGCCCATCACCGTCACCACACTGTTTCCCGCCGTTTGCGCGGCGTCCGCTATCCCTGCCGAAATCTCATCAAAGTTCGTCATGCCCCTATGGTGCGGCGCAGGCCCGGAAAACACGCCGGGCGAATGGCGGGGCGCGGAGCCTGGCCGAATGGGGGGGCCGAAGGGGGAGGGGCGCTATTCAGTCAGGCCGGGTGAGCACATACCACACCGTCTCCACCAGTTCTCCCCGGTAGCTGTCCGGCCCGCCCACCCCGGTTTCCCGAAAGCCCAGCCGCCGCATCAGCGCGTGCGAGCGCAGGTTGGGGGCGTGAACCTCGGCGGTGATGGTGTCCAGGCCGAGCGTATGGAAGCCGTGCGCGAGCATCCGCTGCCCCGCCGCCGTCCCCAGTCCCCGGCCCCACCACGCCCGCTCGCCTATAGCGATACCGAACTCGCCGGAAATCGGCGTCAGGTTCGCCAGGTCTACATACCCGGTCAGCCGCCCCTCCACCTCCACCCCCAGCCGCAGGAAGTCCGGCCCGGCCCCCACGATGATTCGCGCCCAGTGTTCCCGAACCTTGCGGGGCGCGAGGCCGACCGTCCACCCCGTCGCCAGGCAGAATTCGCGGTCGGCGGCCCAGCGGACGGCTGCTTCCTCGTCGCCGGGCTGGAGGGGGCGCAGGGTTACTCCGGCCACAGGTCCCCCAGAATCTCCGCCGCCTTGCCTTCCCGCCCCCGGTGCGCGCCCTCGCCGGCCCAGAGGCTCAGGAACTCGGCCCGGCCCGCGCTGGCGGCGGCCGTTCGCAGCGGGCGGGTCAGGCCATTCTGGAGAGGATAGGGGAGAGGCCGCCCCACCTCTGCCGTCACCCGGTTGGCGAGGCCGCGTG encodes the following:
- a CDS encoding class I SAM-dependent methyltransferase, with amino-acid sequence MLAHAAPHARVLYAQARAEALPLPDHTLDVLTVAQGFHWFDQKAFLTEARRTLGPTGVLFLYDLFFLGQMPGREDFAAFVQAYGLRYPAPPRHRSAYGYGFGVAEARQAGFSFCEERFTHPLTFTRPALVAYLLTHSNTIVATEGGRETPEEVAAWLDLELRPFLPDGEERTLLFGGLQMVLRPLAL
- a CDS encoding response regulator transcription factor, whose product is MVPASTLPTVQLALGSPLVAAGVRALLASVGVSVVEEGGTVLVVDDAWLGRSAELAQAGAVVAVGSVAWAGVLPEVAPGGWAALPSDATPAELLAGVLGAAAGLAVLPPTLLPPPSLSAEEDEEEDLPLTGDVTLTPRERDVLALLAEGLSNKRAARELGVTESTVKFHVQAVYSKLGVQSRAAAVARGIQLGLVSV
- a CDS encoding S1C family serine protease, with translation MTNFDEISAGIADAAQTAGNSVVTVMGGGPVSGTVIANEQVLTVAHVLHGDEVSVWTADGQERPGTVLGRDPVTDLALVRVEGLNVTPFTPSAGARLGELLLAVGRPPHGLQVSLGLMQRAGAPERGLLRGWLHAGAAPFRGVSGGALVDARGGLVGVLNAGVQRGTLLAVPVAHALRTAEALAASGRMPRGYLGLATQPVHFPDPAQAEQGEEAHEARRGRGGPHRHGPDRRGPQGWGPDQRGPWGRGGRGGPWGPRGRGGRVGLTVVQVEEGSPAAQAGLLVGDVLLALDGEVMRDPRELLERVRERAGEPLRLRVLRGGQETDLTVTVGER
- a CDS encoding GNAT family protein, giving the protein MAGVTLRPLQPGDEEAAVRWAADREFCLATGWTVGLAPRKVREHWARIIVGAGPDFLRLGVEVEGRLTGYVDLANLTPISGEFGIAIGERAWWGRGLGTAAGQRMLAHGFHTLGLDTITAEVHAPNLRSHALMRRLGFRETGVGGPDSYRGELVETVWYVLTRPD